Below is a genomic region from Canis lupus familiaris isolate Mischka breed German Shepherd chromosome 25, alternate assembly UU_Cfam_GSD_1.0, whole genome shotgun sequence.
AGCTGcattcaagattttctctttgtctctgagatttgcaagtttcacaaTGATATGTTGGGGTGTGATGgatctttataaattttgaagggggttctctgtgcctggTAGACTTGgatgcctctttccttccccaaattagggaagttctatgtagaatttgctccaatataccttctgcacccctctcttcctttttctgggatcccatattctaatattgtttcccTTTATGGTATCATTTATCTCTTGAATTCTCCTTTGGtgatccagttttgtttttctctctttttctcaacttctttaatctccatcattctgccttctatatcactaatttcCTCTTGTActtcatttatcctagcagttagagcctccgttttttattgcatttcattaATCATCTTTTTGATTCTGacttatttagatttttgttcttttatttctcagaaaGGGATTCTGTAGTCTTCTATGCTCTTTTtgaagcccagctagtatctttataattgttattctgaattctagttctgacatATTACTTATGTACATACTGATTAGGTCCCTAGCAgccagtactgcctcttgttctctttttggaagtgagtttttccatcttgtcattttctcCTGAGAAGAATTGATGAatagaacaaaatactaaaatggcaacaaggaccccagagaaatatacactaaacaaataaGAAGAGTCTTgagacaacaaaaaacaaacaagcaaacaaaaaaggaatataatcagacaggtgAACAGAATAGAGCAGTACCAGGATCTTGTGTGAATTTTAGTCTGTTTGTTAGAAAACGAGATCCCAAAATTGTGACCAAAGAAAAACTGATCAATGTacaaaaaatacaatgaaaagatagaatgtaactgtaaaaatgaacattaaaagacaaaaaaaaataaagagaaggaatataaacagacaggtgaacagaacagagcaatacactatATCCTGAATgtattttggttggtttgttagaagaaactacatctcaaaattgtaaagaaagaaacacacacacacacacacacacacacacacacacacacacaaataaaattaaagacaaagatgaaaattaaaaaagactttaataaacagaaaagaaccaaaaagaatgaagaaaatcataGCAAATATGATCAGACAGGTGACGAGAACAGAACAGAATAATCTATATACtagattctgggtgtattttggtgcgttagaagaaactgcatctgaaattgtaagagaaataaaaattagatatatacaaaaataaaagcaaatataatgaCAATAACTGTaaacatgaatattaaaaaagattttataaaaagactTGATAAAATAAGAtatggaaaaaggaaatagaaaaatagggcagccccggtggcgcagaggtttagcggggtgtgatcctggttatccggaatcgagtcccacgtggggttccctgcatggagcctgcttctccctctgcctgtgtctctgcctctctctctctctttctctctctctctctgtgtctcaataaataaataaaatcttaagaaagaaagaaaaaaagaaaatggaaagacaaagaaTAATGGGATAAAACCCATGAATTCTATGTCTTATATTCCCTCAGCGCTGGGTGTTTACAGTTCTCAGTGTTCAGTAAACAAAGTCTTGGCTGGATGTTCTTGCTgttgttctgggggaggggcctgttgtgttCATTCTCAAGTGTctgccctggggggtgggggggtattGCAGCTcccttgccagggggccaggctaAGTAACCAGCTCCCAATTGCTCcctgtggcttttgttccctgaggTCTTACCTCACCCTTGTAGAAGATGAGAGGTAAAAAGGCGGCCTTctaatctccagcagacttctaaaagttcagaTTTTGTGCTCCACTGCTCTAGCACTTTCTGGTAGCCAGCTTATGGAGTCTCCCTCCTCCCAGggtttatcttctgatatattGCCCCAGATTCACATCTCCAGCCTCCTGTTTTgtaaaaagtggtcacttttctatttgtagagttgcagctattcttttcttagatccgTGATTGAGTTTGCAGGAGTTCAGGATGATTTAGGACtctctagctgaattcctgggagcAGTGAAACTAAGGTCTCCTTCTCATCTGTCTTCTTGGACTCTCtcctgattgttttttaaaatttttatttatttatttattttagagagagaaatagagaacatgagcaatgagggggaaggggggcagaagaagaaagagcatcctgaagcagactccccatgatgagcacagagcctgacttggggctccatcccaggacactgagatcaggacttggGCTGAGATCCAGAGCtgattgcttaaccaactgagccaccagatgccctgAAATATGATTGATTATTGAGTAtttatcttgtatcctgcaacaatGCTAAACTTATTTGTTCTAGGATATTTTGTAGATTCCCCTGGAATTTCTAGAGAGATGATTATGTTGTCTGTGGAGAAGGCAGCTAGAGTTTTCTTTCCAAAGTggaggccttttatttttcttgactgaCTGCACTGGTTAGAATCTTCAGAACAATAGTAGAAGTGGTAGGATGGTCATCCTTGACTTGTATGTGATTAGGAGTAAAGCATTCAGTCATTCATCGTTAAGTGCGTTGTTAGTTATGGGTTTTTCCACAGATGCTCTTTATTAGGTATAGTACTTTCTCTTCTGATCCTAGTTTTCTGAcaatttttatcaggaatggatgttagCTTTTGTCAAATACCTTTTCAATGCCTATGGAAATGATTATAAGCCATATAATCATTTTCATAAggatgatttatttatatgatgaaTTACCTTGATTGATTTCTAGTGATAAAAGAGCCTTGTGTTTCTGAGATAAGACCCActactttttgtatattattattatatatctttatataccatatacatggtatatatatgtgtgtatatatatttttttctaaaccatataatcatttctataggcatgatatatttatatgGTGAATTGCCTTGACTGATTTTCTATTGATAAAACAACTTTGTATTCCtgggataaaatatattttatataagtttatattatttaatttggtTTGCTAAATTTTGTGTCaaatttttgatttatatttatgagGAGTACtggtctttacatttttctttttttgatgtctttatctagttttagTATGTGgcaatgctggtctcatagacaAACTCAGTGGCCTCCTAGAAAGATTAGGAAgttctctttgcttctgttctctagaatatattatttctcttttcaggatatattctgaataataatttatttcttcctccaaTGTTTGGTACCTTGTATCAATGAAGCCATCTGAGTTTGAAATTCTATTTGTAGGAACGTTTGGATTCAAAGTTAATTcaacttaaaatatacaaattatttttactcaatttatgtaatatttctcCGTTAAACTAATAGTTTGCATCTTTggggaatttgtccatttcatctaactTGTAGATATACTGACATAAATTTGTTCTTGGTATTCTTTCTTATTATCCTTATAACATCCATGGAATATGTAGTGATGCCAACTCTCTTAttcctgatattgataattttttcttctctttttttttctgatcagttTGGCTAGAGCTTCATCAGGTTAAttcatcttctcaaagaaccagcttttgggttcattgattttctgctattttatatcttattgaTATCTATTCTGAAGTAAGCCATCCAGAAAGATTGATCATgtgccttcatttttgttttttagacattCATCTGAAAGTCCATCAGTCCCTGATATAAATGGTGACtaagcaaatattattatttgtctAGTATTAGTTTGGGCAACTCAGAAGAAGCCATGTTGGCCCCTAACAAAGATTATGCCCCCAGGTTGGCTTTAGAATCCCTCAGTAAATGTTTCTCAGGGTCTTATCTGACATACACCACTTAAGCCACCCATGATTGCACTCACACAGTGCAATCCAGTCCAGTGGAACAAAAAGTTTTGTGTGCTTTCCATGTGTGAGGCATAGCATGGGTCCTGTAGAAGGAAAGTGCAAATATGAAGAAGATATACCCTCTGGCGTCAACAAGCGCTCAGTAGAGTTTGGGAGACAGATACAAAGATTCCTGCAGGTGGGTAGCAGGCCAAATTAGGTCAGCCTTCAGCAGAGAGGTCTAGACAGAGGAATGCAGAAgcccagaggaaagagagaggatgcCTAGCAGAGTGCTTCTGGCAAGCTTCAGGCAAGTGACCACCCACTGCATGTGATGTGTGTAGGGAAAGTGACTGAATATAGAGGACAGTCCTATTCCATCTATCAATTCCTAGAATGGTCCATGGAGGCAGGATTTGGCACTCTTAACCTTTTGTAGCCCACAAAGGGTTTGGAAGTGGAAAAACCGGTGGCAATGCCAGGCTTTTTAGAGGCTCTTGTGAATACAGTTCCATTGTCCATGAGGACGCTAGTGGTAAGTGACTTCATGTCCTCCTTGGAAACTGGGATGCCAATCTCTTTCTGGGCAAAATTGTCTTATGTATCCTGAAGATAACCCAAGCTTTCCttggaaaaaattggaaaaaatcactttaattgatatttactttcctttttatcaCTCTGAGTCCTCAAAACATTGCCTAATAATTCTGTTTCCAAAAGAGCATTGACATGCCATACAGTGCATGATCTTTGTCCAAGGCAAAGATCAAATGGTACTGCTGTCTGGAAAATTTACAAGCATGTTTGTCAGCAAATGCTACCCATTCATTATCGTTCTTAGGAGTGCATCACTGGCAAtgagtgtagtttttttttttcatgactgtGTAAATACACTCCCTCTGCTGGGGCGGGCTTTGTGCCTATACTTCTTCCACGGACTGACTCTATTACACCAGCTCAGAACCCAAGCAACTGGATTGCCCCGGGCTGCAGTTTTCCAATGGCTGCCACAATTTTGACCGGCTTtcctctgttgtgtgtgtgtctcctgctGACATCTGGCTTTGCTGAGGCAGGCAAGCTGCTGGTAGTACCCATGGATGGGAGCCACTGGTTTACCATGCGTTTGGTTGTGGAGCAACTCATCCAAAGAGGGCATGAGTTGGTTTTAATCATACCAGAGGTGAGTTGGCAACTGGGAAAATCCTCCAATTTTACGGTGAAGACTTATTCCACAACTTACAATCTGGAGGAGTTGAATCAGATGTTCAAGAATTTCTCTTATTCTCAGTGGAAAACTCAGCAGCAAAGCTCACTTTTTTTGGTCTTAAGTCCATTAAAAGACAGTCTTGAACACCTTTTTTTACATTGTAAGAATTTGTTTAGTGATCCAAAATTAGTAGAATACATAAAGGAGAGTTCTTTTGATGCAGTGTTTCTGGATCCTTTTGATGTGTGTGGCTTAATTGTAGCCAAGTATTTTTCACTCCCATCCGTGGGCTTCACAAGGAGATTGTATTGCCATTATCTTGAAGAAGCCACACAGTGCCCCAGTTCTCCTTCTTATGTTCCTAGACCTTTCTCCATATTGTCAGATGTCAtgagtttcagagagagagtgaggaatcACATCTTCCACCTGGAGGAACATTTATTTtgccactattttttaaaaaccgcTTTGGAAGTTGCATCTGAGATTCTCCAAAAGGCTGTCACACCTTATGATCTCTATAGCCATATGTCGATTTGGCTGTTAAGAACAGACTTTGTTTTTGACTATCCCAAACCTGTGATGCCCAACATGGTCTTCATTGGAGGCATCAACTGCCAGGAGGGAAAGCCATTGCCAAAGGTAAGTTACCTCTTTTTTGCCTAGTAAGAATAACCTGgttttggacacacacacacacacacacacacacacacaaaaggaaaagaaaaaaaagattcctactAAACTCCAGATTTGACATTTACATTTCccacatttggaaatttttcctggtagaaagaattctttttgtGCCAATTCATTGATTCGTGCTGTAGCAAATTATAAAGCTGCTCTGTTTGATACGTATATGTACACAATTGATATAATCGTATATAATTTCTAGGCTGGTTTTGTAGTACTATCCTTTGGAAACTACTGAAAAACACACTAAAActgaaatttcactttttaaaataactaatgcCATCCTTTGAGGAAAAGGCCCTTAGAAGTTTCGTATGGTAGTTCtcccatttttctgaaattattttttctatatgcATATATCTAATGTATATTCTCTcacatgttttattaaaataaaatctagtaatGGATTGGACTTAATGTTCTTtaccttgcttttttcatttactaataaataatgaatatctTTATAGTCAATCCATAAAAAtctgtggccttttttttttttttcagattttatttatttacttgagtcagagagagagagagagagagagagagagagagagaataagtacCAGGAGagggcagcagaaggagagggtgaagcaggctccttgctgagcagaaagcccaatgcagggctacatcccaggaccctgggattatgacctgagcccaaggcataaAATTAACTGACCCAGAGATCCAGGCCCCCGTCACATTCTTTATAATAGTTGCATAAAATTCTTTACTTGGATGCACCATAGTTCTTTCAACTAAGCCATAGTGAtagatttttaaagctttatccCACTGTGTGCTTTATAAGCAAGACTTCACTAAATCTACTTAAATAATTGCTTTAGATTCTCACATTTCCACattcttgctcttctctctgtaggCTGAATGTCCTTGGGAGTAGGGGTTGTTTGGCCAAATGCATGCCCATGTTACCTTTTAAGTTAATTCAACAAGTTGCTTTCAAAAGATCAAACAATCTGGATGTTTCTGATTAGGGTAGGTCTCAGGTATTTTTGTCAtatcatttttgaaatgataGTGTAGAAGTGAAGCACAGCCATTAGTGTTTTCTTACACGCAGATGCTCAGGACAGATGATTTAGTTGGCTCAGACACATCGTCCCCTATCTGCAGGCTCAATTCACTTGCCTGAAATAGCATTTGGACCTTCAACTGCTCTGCCCTTCGCTGGCTCCTCCTTCAGCTTTCCCCACACCTGGGACATGTGTGTTTAGCTCTGAGAGGAAGAGCACCAGCTTCTCCTACAGGACACTCACATCATCAAGGTTGGAGGCATTGAGCACAACTGCAGGGGTCTAGTCCCTTCTCATGGGTTTTAGCTCATCCTTGTGGGTCCCAGCTTGTCCTTGCTCTCCCCCACTTCACACCCACCCATGCTTTCTGAAGACACACCTTGCTGTCCTTAAGCTCCAGCATCACACTGTTTCTAGAAATTGTGCAATCAGCTCCCACATAGTGTTGGATCAAATCCCTGTAACACGTCCTTGActaaggacacctggatggctcagcagttgagtgtcggccttcagctcaggatgtgatttcggggtcctgggattgagtcccacagtgggcatcctgcacggagcctgattctccctctgcctctgtgtgtgtgtgtgtgtgtgtgtgtgtctcatgaataaataaataaaatcttaacgaAAAAACCCCCAAATCCTTGAGTACATGAATCTTTGGTGGCCTCATGTCTCTGATTGAACCCTGAATAGTAAATGATGGGCTGTGGGAGCGTGATGCCTCGTACACTTTGTGACCTGAAATACTAAGTAGATGGAAGTATCATTACCACATGGAAAGCCTAGAAGAGAAGGTGAGCTTCTGGAGGGAATTCAAGAGTTGTGTTTCAgatatatgaaattttagaagCTAGTAAGTTGGGATCCGAATGCCATTAGAATCCATTCTGTACTGTCAGAGTAAATAAATCAGGACCAGGGAGCAGCCGTTGAGTCGTTTTTATAAGAAAGAGCTTCCTCACAGTCTGGGATGTCTACAGATTGAACAGGTTGTCTCCAGGACAGGTTGAAGAGTGGGTGTGTTTGTTCGGTTTGCTCATTCTGACATTCAACCATCACTCCTTTATCTCTTTGAGCTTGTATTTCTATTCCACAATGCCATAGGTTTTTAACCTGCTTTTATGCCTGAATCTTTCATTGATCatcctgttgtgtgtgtgtgtatacatacatatgcaaacattgaaaatatttcttcctgttccagttttggtagtttgtggttttccagaaatgcgtccattttttttctagattgcctaatttattggcatatagctgatcataatacgtttttaaaattgtatttccttggtattggttgtgatctctcctttttcatttgtgattttattaattagagtcttttcgcttttgtttttaagaaggctggctaatagtttatctatcttagtaattctttcaaagaaccaactcctggttttgttgatctgttctatagttcttctggtctctatttcattgagttctgcttgaatctttattaactctcttcttctgcttggtgtaggttttatttgctgttctttctccagttcctttaggtgcaaggttagcttgtgtatttgagttttttccaattttttgagggatgcttgtattgcaatgtatttccctcttaggactgcttttgctgtatcccaaagattttgaatggttgtatcttcattctcattagtttccatgaatctttttaactcttctctaatttcctggttgaccttttcatcttttagcaggatgctctttaacctccacatgtttgagtttcttccaaattccttcttgtgattgagttcaagtttcaaagcattgtggtctgaaaatatgcaggggacaatcccaatcttttggtatcggttgagacctgatttgtgacccagtatgtggtctattctggagaaagttccatgtgcacttgagaagaatgtgtattcagttgtgtttggatgtaaagttctgtaaatatctgtgaaatccatctggtccagtgtattatttaaagctcttgtttctttggagatgttgtgcttagaaaatctgtcatttgcagaaagtgcagTGCTGAGGTCTCCCAgtgttagtgtattattatctaagtatgtccgtactttggttattaattgattgatatacttggcagctcccacattaggggcataaatattcatgattgttaggtcctcttgttggatagatcctttaagtatgatatagtgtccctcttcatctcttactacagtctttgggataaactttaatttatctgatatgaggattgctacccctgctttcttttgaggacaatttgaatggtaaatggttctttaacctttcattttcaggctgtaggtgtccttagatctaaaatgagtctcttgtaaacagcaaatagatgggtcttgcttttttatccagtctgaacccctgtgtcttttgatgggatcatcaagcccattcacgttcagagttactattgaaagatatgaatttagtgtcatcataatacctattcagtctctgtttttgtgggttatttctttgggcttcctctttcttttacagagtccccttaatatttcttgcagagctggtttggtggtcacatattctttcagtttctgcctatcttggaagctctttatctctcctattctgaatgagagccttgctggatagagtattcttggctgcatgttcttctcatctaggaccctgaatatatcctgccagccatttttggcctgccaggtctctgtggagaggtctgctgttaatctaatatttctccccatgtaagttagggatttcttgtctcttgctgctttaaggatcttctctttatctttggaatttgcaagtttcactattaa
It encodes:
- the LOC119877524 gene encoding UDP-glucuronosyltransferase 1A9-like, with protein sequence MAATILTGFPLLCVCLLLTSGFAEAGKLLVVPMDGSHWFTMRLVVEQLIQRGHELVLIIPEVSWQLGKSSNFTVKTYSTTYNLEELNQMFKNFSYSQWKTQQQSSLFLVLSPLKDSLEHLFLHCKNLFSDPKLVEYIKESSFDAVFLDPFDVCGLIVAKYFSLPSVGFTRRLYCHYLEEATQCPSSPSYVPRPFSILSDVMSFRERVRNHIFHLEEHLFCHYFLKTALEVASEILQKAVTPYDLYSHMSIWLLRTDFVFDYPKPVMPNMVFIGGINCQEGKPLPKVSYLFFA